From a single Callithrix jacchus isolate 240 chromosome 5, calJac240_pri, whole genome shotgun sequence genomic region:
- the CD40 gene encoding tumor necrosis factor receptor superfamily member 5 precursor (The RefSeq protein has 1 substitution compared to this genomic sequence) codes for MFRLPLQCVLWGCLLSSVHPEPPTACREKQYLINSQCCSLCQPGWKLVNDCTEVTETECLPCGKGEFLDTWNRETHCHQHKYCDPNLGLRVQQEGTSVTDNICVCKEGRHCTSKACESCVLYHSCSPGFGVKQIATGVSDTICEPCPVGFFSNVSSAFEKCRPWTRCETKGLAEQQAGTDKTDAVCGPQNRLRLLVVIPIMLGILFAILLVLVFIKKVDRKPQDKAPCTKQIPQEIDDLPGPNPTPPVQETLHGCQPVAQEDGKESRISVQERQ; via the exons ATGTTTCGTCTGCCTCTGCAGTGTGTCCTCTGGGGCTGCTTGCTGTCCTCT GTCCATCCAGAACCACCCACTGCATGCAGAGAAAAACAGTACCTAATAAACAGTCAGTGCTGTTCTTTGTGCCAACCAG GATGGAAACTGGTGAATGACTGCACAGAGGTCACTGAAACGGAATGCCTTCCTTGCGGCAAAGGCGAATTCCTAGACACTTGGAACAGAGAGACACACTGCCACCAGCACAAATACTGTGACCCCA ACCTAGGGCTTCGGGTCCAGCAGGAGGGCACTTCAGTAACAGACAACATCTGCGTCTGTAAAGAAGGCCGACACTGTACAAGCAAGGCCTGCGAGAGCTGTGTCCTGTACCATTCATGCTCACCTGGCTTTGGGGTCAAGCAGATCG CTACAGGAGTTTCTGACACCATCTGCGAGCCCTGCCCAGTTGGCTTCTTCTCTAATGTGTCAtctgcttttgaaaaatgtcGCCCTTGGACAAG GTGTGAGACCAAAGGCCTGGCTGAGCAACAGGCAGGAACAGACAAGACTGATGCTGTCTGTG GTCCCCAGAATCGGCTGAGACTCCTGGCGGTGATCCCCATCATGTTGGGGATCCTGTTTGCCATCCTCCTGGTGCTGGTCTTTATCA aaaaGGTGGACAGGAAGCCACAGGATAAG GCCCCCTGCACCAAGCAGATTCCCCAGGAGATAGACGATCTTCCTGGCCCCAACCCTACCCCTCCAGTGCAGGAGACTTTACATGGATGTCAACCAGTTGCCCAGGAGGATGGTAAAGAGAGTCGCATCTCAGTGCAGGAGAGACAGTGA
- the CD40 gene encoding tumor necrosis factor receptor superfamily member 5 isoform X1, which translates to MFRLPLQCVLWGCLLSSVHPEPPTACREKQYLINSQCCSLCQPGWKLVNDCTEVTETECLPCGKGEFLDTWNRETHCHQHKYCDPNLGLRVQQEGTSVTDNICVCKEGRHCTSKACESCVLYHSCSPGFGVKQIATGVSDTICEPCPVGFFSNVSSAFEKCRPWTRCETKGLAEQQAGTDKTDAVCEKVDRKPQDKAPCTKQIPQEIDDLPGPNPTPPVQETLHGCQPVAQEDGKESRISVQERQ; encoded by the exons ATGTTTCGTCTGCCTCTGCAGTGTGTCCTCTGGGGCTGCTTGCTGTCCTCT GTCCATCCAGAACCACCCACTGCATGCAGAGAAAAACAGTACCTAATAAACAGTCAGTGCTGTTCTTTGTGCCAACCAG GATGGAAACTGGTGAATGACTGCACAGAGGTCACTGAAACGGAATGCCTTCCTTGCGGCAAAGGCGAATTCCTAGACACTTGGAACAGAGAGACACACTGCCACCAGCACAAATACTGTGACCCCA ACCTAGGGCTTCGGGTCCAGCAGGAGGGCACTTCAGTAACAGACAACATCTGCGTCTGTAAAGAAGGCCGACACTGTACAAGCAAGGCCTGCGAGAGCTGTGTCCTGTACCATTCATGCTCACCTGGCTTTGGGGTCAAGCAGATCG CTACAGGAGTTTCTGACACCATCTGCGAGCCCTGCCCAGTTGGCTTCTTCTCTAATGTGTCAtctgcttttgaaaaatgtcGCCCTTGGACAAG GTGTGAGACCAAAGGCCTGGCTGAGCAACAGGCAGGAACAGACAAGACTGATGCTGTCTGTG aaaaGGTGGACAGGAAGCCACAGGATAAG GCCCCCTGCACCAAGCAGATTCCCCAGGAGATAGACGATCTTCCTGGCCCCAACCCTACCCCTCCAGTGCAGGAGACTTTACATGGATGTCAACCAGTTGCCCAGGAGGATGGTAAAGAGAGTCGCATCTCAGTGCAGGAGAGACAGTGA